One window of uncultured Trichococcus sp. genomic DNA carries:
- a CDS encoding alpha-glucosidase: protein MKKLWWQEVVVYQIYPRSFKDSNGDGIGDIKGMIEKLDFLEKLGIGAIWLSPVYKSPNDDNGYDISDYEAIMTEFGTMEDMEAFLSEANKRNIKVVMDLVVNHTSDEHRWFIEAKKGKNNPYRDYYVWADPSDDGGVPNDLRSAFSGTAWELDEESGQYYLHLFSKKQPDLNWQNKEMRQSVYDMMNFWIDKGIGGFRMDVIELVGKVPLEGITNNGPQLHEFLQEMNQATFGNHDLLTVGETWGATPEIAKLYSNPTRNELSMVFQFEHIGLDQQPGKEKWDFQPVNIAELKTVLAKWQTALGNAGWNSLFWNNHDLPRMISRWGNDQEYRVESAKMLAILLHMLKGTPYIYQGEEIGMTNTPISDISEAKDIETIHMYNERLEQGYTKEEIITSINVKGRDNARRPIAWNASENGGFTTGTPWIALNENYKEINVEAALNDSDSIFYTYQELVQLRKENPIMVWGDFELVDTVDNVFSYYREYKGERWLVVTNFSNEEQPFSSEDEIEKVIIQNDNEEITNLKEISLRPWQAFVVKVK, encoded by the coding sequence ATGAAAAAACTTTGGTGGCAAGAAGTGGTTGTTTATCAAATCTACCCACGCAGTTTTAAAGATAGCAATGGTGATGGTATCGGTGACATCAAAGGCATGATTGAAAAATTAGATTTCTTGGAAAAATTAGGAATCGGGGCAATTTGGTTATCACCTGTTTACAAGTCCCCAAATGATGACAATGGGTATGATATTTCTGATTACGAGGCAATCATGACGGAATTCGGCACGATGGAGGATATGGAAGCATTCTTGTCGGAAGCAAATAAGCGGAATATCAAGGTAGTCATGGACTTGGTTGTGAACCATACCTCCGATGAACATCGATGGTTCATTGAAGCAAAAAAAGGCAAAAATAATCCTTATCGTGATTATTATGTTTGGGCAGATCCGTCAGATGATGGAGGTGTCCCAAATGATTTACGCTCGGCGTTCTCTGGTACTGCTTGGGAGTTAGATGAAGAGAGCGGGCAATACTACTTACATCTTTTCAGCAAAAAACAACCCGATTTAAATTGGCAAAATAAAGAAATGCGCCAATCCGTATATGACATGATGAATTTTTGGATTGATAAAGGCATCGGCGGGTTCCGGATGGATGTAATCGAATTAGTAGGAAAAGTACCGTTAGAAGGTATTACGAATAATGGACCACAACTGCACGAATTTTTACAAGAAATGAATCAAGCGACCTTTGGAAACCATGATTTATTGACTGTAGGGGAAACGTGGGGTGCAACGCCTGAAATAGCGAAGTTATATTCAAATCCCACACGTAATGAGTTGTCGATGGTTTTCCAATTTGAACACATCGGGTTAGATCAGCAACCCGGGAAAGAAAAATGGGATTTTCAGCCGGTCAATATTGCGGAACTAAAAACAGTTCTGGCGAAGTGGCAGACTGCGTTAGGCAATGCAGGTTGGAATTCATTATTTTGGAATAACCATGATTTACCGCGGATGATTTCTCGTTGGGGAAATGATCAAGAGTATCGTGTGGAGAGTGCGAAAATGTTAGCTATCCTTCTCCATATGCTGAAAGGAACACCATACATTTATCAAGGTGAGGAAATTGGCATGACCAATACGCCAATCAGCGATATTTCTGAAGCGAAAGACATTGAAACAATCCATATGTACAATGAACGTCTGGAACAGGGGTATACAAAAGAAGAAATCATCACTTCCATCAATGTAAAAGGTCGGGACAACGCCAGACGTCCAATTGCCTGGAATGCAAGTGAAAATGGTGGCTTTACAACAGGAACACCTTGGATTGCGTTGAATGAAAATTACAAAGAAATCAACGTAGAAGCAGCACTGAATGATTCAGATTCCATTTTCTATACCTATCAAGAATTGGTTCAATTGCGTAAGGAGAACCCAATTATGGTTTGGGGTGATTTTGAATTAGTGGACACGGTAGATAATGTCTTTAGCTATTATCGTGAATATAAAGGAGAGCGCTGGTTAGTAGTAACGAATTTCTCAAATGAAGAACAGCCTTTTTCATCCGAAGATGAAATCGAAAAAGTGATTATTCAAAATGATAATGAAGAGATTACGAATCTCAAAGAAATTAGTTTGCGTCCATGGCAAGCAT
- the gtfA gene encoding sucrose phosphorylase: MKIKNEAMLITYSDSLGNNLEELAIVLDKYLKGVIGGIHLLPFFPSTGDRGFAPSDYTVVDPSFGGWDEIEKLGENYYLMFDFMINHISRESIFFQDFKKHHNQSKYKDMFIRIHEFFPEGRPTQADIDLIYKRKDKAPFQTVEFSDGSSEQVWNTFGEEQIDLDVTKEVVKQFIRDTIKDMASHGCSLIRLDAFAYAIKKLDTNDFFIEPEIWELLDEVRAEAAKYEIDLLPEIHEHYAIQMKIAAHDYYVYDFALPMVTLYSLYSGKSERLANWLKISPMKQFTTLDTHDGIGVVDARDLLTDEELDYTSEELYKVGANVKKVYSSANYNNLDIYQINSTYYSALGDNDQSYLMARAIQCFAPGIPQIYYVGLLAGKNDIELLEQSKEGRNINRHYYTLSEIDDEVKRPVVKKLFDLLKFRNTSDAFDLEGSIEIQTPSESKIIIHRKNQENSVVSILEADLETKEFIITENGTVVLEQ; this comes from the coding sequence ATGAAGATTAAAAATGAAGCAATGTTAATCACCTATTCTGATAGTCTAGGAAATAACCTTGAAGAGTTGGCCATTGTTCTAGACAAATATCTTAAAGGTGTCATTGGCGGGATCCATCTACTTCCTTTTTTTCCATCTACTGGAGATCGTGGGTTTGCTCCAAGTGATTACACAGTAGTTGATCCTTCTTTTGGAGGATGGGACGAGATTGAAAAGCTAGGCGAAAACTATTATTTGATGTTTGATTTTATGATCAATCATATTTCCAGGGAGTCAATTTTTTTCCAAGATTTCAAGAAGCATCATAACCAATCAAAATATAAGGATATGTTTATTCGCATTCATGAATTTTTCCCGGAAGGAAGACCCACTCAAGCAGATATTGATTTGATATATAAACGGAAAGACAAAGCCCCATTTCAGACGGTTGAATTTTCGGATGGATCATCTGAACAAGTCTGGAATACGTTTGGTGAAGAGCAAATTGACTTGGACGTTACGAAAGAAGTGGTTAAACAATTTATCCGTGATACCATTAAGGATATGGCTAGCCATGGCTGCTCACTGATTCGCTTAGATGCATTCGCTTATGCAATCAAAAAGCTGGATACCAATGACTTCTTCATAGAACCAGAAATTTGGGAGCTGCTTGATGAAGTCCGGGCTGAAGCTGCGAAATACGAAATCGACTTACTTCCTGAGATTCATGAACATTATGCCATTCAAATGAAGATAGCAGCTCATGACTATTATGTGTATGATTTTGCTCTGCCGATGGTGACGTTATATTCCTTATACAGCGGGAAATCAGAACGCCTTGCAAACTGGCTAAAAATAAGTCCTATGAAGCAATTTACAACACTAGACACCCATGACGGAATTGGAGTTGTGGATGCACGCGATTTATTGACTGATGAAGAGCTGGACTACACATCTGAGGAGTTATACAAGGTAGGCGCTAACGTTAAAAAAGTCTACTCTAGTGCGAACTACAACAACTTAGACATCTATCAAATCAATAGTACCTATTATAGTGCTCTAGGAGATAATGACCAAAGTTATTTGATGGCCAGAGCAATCCAATGTTTTGCTCCAGGAATTCCGCAAATTTATTACGTAGGGTTACTGGCAGGGAAAAATGATATTGAGTTATTGGAACAAAGCAAAGAAGGCCGGAATATCAATAGGCATTATTACACATTAAGTGAAATTGATGACGAAGTAAAAAGGCCGGTCGTTAAAAAGCTATTTGACTTATTAAAATTCAGAAATACTTCAGATGCTTTTGATTTAGAAGGCAGTATTGAAATTCAAACCCCTTCTGAGTCTAAAATTATCATTCATCGTAAGAATCAAGAGAATTCAGTAGTTTCGATATTAGAAGCTGATTTAGAAACAAAAGAATTTATTATTACGGAAAATGGAACAGTTGTTTTAGAACAATGA
- a CDS encoding carbohydrate ABC transporter permease: MGMKLEKNLNKIIIFTLCILMFILYIFPFILILINSFKGRLEVVANPLSFPEKFDFGNFIEAFNTMNYGSAVINSLIVTVLSVSVIILFSSMLAYYLVRYDSKISKMIFMALVASMIIPFQSVMIPFVTVFGNLGLLNSRGMLIYFYLGFGISMATFMFHGFIKSIPVELEEAAIVDGANRFQVFFKVVLPMLKPTTATIAILDVLWIWNDFLLPSLVLVNDNVRTLPLSTFYFFGKYTANYSVAMAALVLVLIPVLVFYFIMQKKIIAGVVDGAIK; the protein is encoded by the coding sequence ATGGGGATGAAACTAGAAAAAAATCTTAATAAAATTATTATATTTACATTATGTATTTTAATGTTTATCCTCTATATTTTTCCATTTATATTAATTTTAATTAACTCTTTTAAGGGCCGATTAGAGGTAGTTGCCAATCCTCTCTCCTTTCCAGAAAAATTTGATTTTGGCAACTTCATAGAAGCATTCAATACAATGAACTACGGGAGTGCGGTTATCAATTCACTTATTGTAACAGTGTTATCCGTCAGTGTGATCATCTTATTTTCATCGATGTTGGCATATTATCTTGTGCGATATGATTCAAAAATAAGTAAGATGATTTTTATGGCTCTTGTTGCATCAATGATTATCCCTTTCCAATCAGTGATGATTCCCTTTGTTACAGTATTCGGAAACCTTGGGCTGTTAAATAGCCGTGGAATGCTGATTTATTTTTATTTAGGATTCGGGATAAGCATGGCAACATTCATGTTTCATGGGTTCATAAAAAGTATTCCAGTTGAACTAGAAGAGGCTGCTATAGTTGACGGAGCAAATCGTTTTCAAGTTTTTTTTAAGGTTGTTTTACCAATGTTGAAGCCCACGACAGCTACGATAGCAATTCTCGATGTTCTGTGGATATGGAATGATTTTTTGTTACCATCTTTAGTATTAGTAAATGATAATGTACGGACATTACCCTTATCGACTTTTTACTTCTTTGGTAAATACACTGCTAATTATAGTGTTGCAATGGCTGCTTTAGTGTTGGTGTTGATTCCGGTACTTGTCTTTTACTTCATTATGCAAAAAAAGATCATTGCTGGTGTGGTTGATGGTGCTATTAAATAA
- a CDS encoding alpha-glucosidase — protein MKKQWWKESVVYQIYPKSFMDSDNDGMGDIRGIINKLDYLKELGINIIWICPIYKSPMDDGGYDISDYYTIDEMFGDNADFEELLEKAQALGIKVLMDLVVNHTSDEHDWFEKALKDPSSKYRDYYIFREGVAGQAPNNWRSYFGDSAWEPVPGEENMYYLHAFTKKQPDLNWENQEVREEIYNMINYWLEKGLGGFRIDAILNIKKRIEMGHFTPDGEDGLTFIGHWILNQPGIETWLKELNERTFKLYNSVTVAEAAVPNERLKEYIGPEGFFSMVFDFSYTDIDVPETGEWFKSSNWTWDQMRENIFINQLVTQDNGWGALYLENHDQPRSINKYIPEKDINDTSKKMLATLFMMLRGTPFIYQGQELGMTNIKMETLEDYDDIATHDQYHRAILAGFTDEEAFSAVNRRSRDNSRTPMQWDDSKNSGFSLAEKTWLKVNPNYTEINAGKEKNNPLSLLNYYKQLIELRKDSIYKDVIVYGRFVPIKEANTNVIIYERILDNKRILVAINFTDEKQAVSLDPDYNKFVIGNYTQSNIIMEEIHYLQPYESVILANYEGELK, from the coding sequence ATGAAAAAACAATGGTGGAAAGAATCCGTAGTTTACCAGATTTATCCCAAGAGTTTCATGGATAGCGATAATGATGGTATGGGTGATATTCGCGGGATCATCAATAAGTTGGATTATTTAAAAGAACTAGGAATTAATATTATTTGGATTTGTCCAATCTATAAATCTCCGATGGATGATGGCGGATATGACATTTCTGATTACTATACGATTGATGAGATGTTTGGTGATAATGCTGATTTTGAAGAATTATTAGAAAAAGCACAAGCATTAGGCATTAAAGTTTTAATGGATTTGGTTGTGAATCATACTTCAGATGAACACGATTGGTTCGAAAAGGCTCTTAAGGACCCTTCAAGTAAATATAGAGATTACTATATATTCAGGGAGGGTGTTGCAGGTCAAGCACCAAACAATTGGCGTTCATATTTCGGAGATTCAGCTTGGGAACCGGTACCTGGAGAAGAAAATATGTATTACCTTCATGCCTTTACAAAAAAGCAACCGGATTTGAACTGGGAGAATCAAGAAGTTCGTGAAGAAATCTATAACATGATAAATTACTGGTTGGAAAAAGGGCTAGGCGGCTTCCGGATCGATGCCATTTTGAATATCAAAAAGAGAATTGAGATGGGCCACTTTACCCCTGATGGTGAAGATGGATTAACTTTTATAGGGCATTGGATTTTAAACCAACCTGGCATTGAGACATGGCTGAAAGAGCTGAATGAAAGAACTTTCAAACTATATAATAGTGTAACGGTCGCTGAAGCAGCTGTTCCAAATGAACGACTTAAGGAATATATTGGCCCTGAGGGATTCTTTTCCATGGTTTTTGACTTCAGCTATACAGACATCGATGTTCCAGAGACCGGTGAATGGTTCAAATCAAGTAATTGGACCTGGGATCAAATGAGAGAAAATATTTTTATCAATCAACTTGTTACACAGGATAATGGTTGGGGCGCCCTATATTTAGAGAATCATGATCAACCGCGGTCAATTAACAAATATATACCGGAAAAAGACATCAATGATACAAGCAAAAAAATGTTGGCGACCTTATTCATGATGTTGCGAGGAACACCCTTTATCTATCAAGGCCAAGAATTAGGAATGACTAACATTAAAATGGAAACTCTTGAAGATTATGATGACATCGCCACACATGATCAATATCACCGAGCCATATTAGCCGGTTTCACAGATGAAGAAGCTTTTTCTGCAGTAAATCGCCGCAGCAGAGACAACTCGAGAACACCTATGCAGTGGGATGATTCAAAGAATTCCGGTTTTTCACTTGCCGAAAAAACTTGGCTAAAAGTAAATCCAAATTACACAGAAATTAACGCTGGTAAGGAAAAAAACAATCCTCTATCACTTTTGAATTACTACAAACAATTAATTGAGTTGAGAAAAGACAGTATTTACAAAGATGTGATTGTCTATGGGCGCTTTGTTCCCATAAAAGAAGCGAACACAAACGTAATCATTTATGAGCGGATTTTAGACAACAAACGGATATTAGTCGCAATAAATTTTACCGACGAAAAGCAAGCAGTATCACTTGACCCTGACTATAATAAATTTGTAATCGGAAACTATACTCAATCAAACATAATAATGGAAGAAATTCATTACCTTCAACCATACGAGAGTGTCATTTTAGCGAATTATGAAGGAGAATTAAAATGA